A genomic stretch from Candidatus Omnitrophota bacterium includes:
- the uvrA gene encoding excinuclease ABC subunit UvrA — protein sequence MDKIIIKGAKEHNLKNIDLDIPRDKLVVITGLSGSGKSSLAFDTIYAEGQRRYVESLSSYARQFLEQMQKPDVEYIEGLSPAIAIEQRSGSGNPRSIVGTQTEIYDYLRLAFARVGKIFCYQCGREISRQSSQEIVNRLLRLPSGSRIEILSALVRGRKGEHRKLLDDIKKSGFARVRVDGKFFELSGKIALDKKRSHNIEVVVDRLVINDTIKGRLGDSVETALKTGKGVVIARRLDNAEEMVFSEEYACPQCGISYPEVEPRIFSFNSPFGACPACNGLGTKLEFDLDFVIPDKSKSINEGAIEPWKRGGRGYILYYRALIRELAGELGFSLDTPFNRLDKKTQRVILYGGDAEVWGKRFEGIIPHLERLFNQTDSDYLKQQISRFMSVLPCSECNGARLKKESLFVKLNGKSIYDVVRMTIGQAKEFFESLKLSENEKAIARQIVKEISARLQFCIDVGLDYLTLDRQSGTLSGGEAQRIRLATQVGSKLAGVLYILDEPSIGLHQKDNRKLLSTLKSLRDLGNTIIVVEHDEQTIRSADHVIDLGPGAGRFGGEVIFSGGLPDLLKSKRSLTAGYLNSELKIALPDKKRGWREKKFIEIKGAGEHNLKDIDVKFPLGVFTCVTGVSGSGKSTLIDDILYRALAQKIYDSRLKPGSHKRINGTDNIDKVIVIDQSPIGRTPRSCPATYAGVFGHIRDIYSRLPQARLRGYKPGRFSFNVKGGRCEACTGDGIKKIEMHFLPDVYIKCDVCKGSRFNEQTMEVKFKGKSISEVLDCPVEEALVLFESIPSIANILRTLNDVGLGYIQLGQPATTLSGGEAQRVKLAAELSKRDTGRTFYLLDEPTSGLHFADVDKLLSVLQRLVDKGNTVVVVEHNLEVIKCCDYVIDLGPEGGDRGGEVVAACSPEELIKVEKSYTGRYLKRML from the coding sequence ATGGACAAGATAATCATTAAAGGGGCGAAGGAGCACAACCTTAAGAACATAGACCTGGATATCCCCCGCGATAAACTGGTTGTAATTACCGGCCTGTCCGGTTCAGGCAAATCAAGCCTTGCCTTTGATACCATATACGCGGAGGGCCAGAGGCGCTATGTTGAGAGTTTATCCAGCTATGCCCGGCAGTTTCTGGAGCAGATGCAGAAGCCGGACGTGGAATATATTGAAGGGCTTTCTCCGGCCATTGCCATAGAGCAAAGGTCGGGTTCGGGCAACCCGCGTTCTATAGTAGGGACCCAGACCGAGATATACGATTATTTGCGGCTTGCCTTTGCCCGCGTAGGCAAAATATTCTGTTATCAATGCGGCAGGGAGATCTCCCGCCAGAGCTCGCAGGAGATCGTTAACAGGCTGCTGCGGCTGCCTTCGGGGAGCCGTATAGAGATCCTGTCCGCCCTTGTGCGCGGCAGAAAGGGCGAGCATAGGAAATTGCTTGACGATATAAAGAAGTCGGGTTTTGCCAGGGTGCGCGTAGACGGAAAGTTCTTTGAACTCTCCGGGAAGATAGCCCTGGACAAGAAACGCAGCCACAACATAGAAGTCGTGGTAGACCGGCTTGTCATAAATGACACCATAAAGGGCCGCCTGGGCGACTCTGTTGAAACGGCCTTGAAAACAGGTAAGGGCGTTGTAATAGCCAGAAGGCTGGATAATGCCGAAGAAATGGTTTTCAGCGAAGAGTATGCCTGCCCTCAATGCGGTATAAGCTATCCTGAAGTTGAGCCGCGCATCTTCTCTTTTAATTCGCCCTTTGGCGCCTGCCCTGCCTGTAACGGTTTGGGGACGAAGCTTGAGTTTGACCTTGATTTTGTCATACCCGATAAAAGCAAATCAATCAACGAAGGCGCGATCGAGCCCTGGAAGCGCGGCGGCAGGGGGTATATCCTTTATTACAGGGCGCTGATAAGGGAACTGGCGGGAGAATTGGGCTTTAGTTTAGACACGCCTTTTAACCGGTTGGATAAAAAGACGCAGCGCGTAATACTCTACGGAGGCGACGCGGAGGTGTGGGGAAAGAGGTTTGAGGGGATCATACCTCATCTTGAGCGTCTGTTTAACCAGACAGACAGCGACTATCTGAAGCAGCAGATATCGCGCTTTATGTCTGTCCTGCCCTGTTCAGAATGTAACGGAGCGCGGCTTAAAAAAGAGAGCTTGTTTGTCAAGCTCAACGGCAAGTCAATATACGATGTGGTGCGCATGACCATCGGCCAGGCAAAGGAGTTTTTTGAGTCCCTTAAATTAAGCGAGAACGAGAAGGCGATCGCCCGCCAGATAGTCAAGGAGATCTCCGCCAGATTGCAATTTTGCATTGACGTGGGGCTTGATTACCTTACGCTGGACAGGCAGAGCGGCACGCTTTCCGGCGGCGAGGCGCAGAGGATACGCCTGGCAACTCAAGTGGGCTCCAAACTGGCGGGGGTGCTGTATATACTGGATGAACCCAGCATAGGGCTGCATCAAAAGGACAACAGAAAACTCCTCAGCACATTAAAGTCGCTTCGCGACCTGGGCAATACGATCATTGTGGTAGAGCATGATGAACAGACGATCCGCAGCGCGGATCACGTGATCGACCTCGGGCCGGGAGCGGGCCGTTTCGGAGGCGAGGTGATCTTCAGCGGAGGGCTGCCTGATCTGCTGAAGAGCAAGAGGTCTCTTACTGCCGGGTATCTTAATTCTGAACTGAAAATAGCCCTGCCTGATAAGAAGCGCGGATGGCGGGAGAAAAAATTCATAGAGATAAAAGGCGCCGGCGAGCATAATTTGAAGGATATAGACGTAAAATTCCCTTTGGGGGTATTTACCTGCGTTACCGGAGTTTCCGGCTCGGGAAAATCCACGCTTATTGACGATATACTCTACAGGGCTTTGGCGCAGAAGATCTATGACTCCCGCTTGAAGCCCGGAAGCCATAAGAGGATCAACGGCACAGACAACATAGATAAGGTCATTGTTATTGACCAGTCGCCCATAGGCCGCACTCCCCGTTCCTGCCCCGCTACTTATGCCGGTGTATTCGGGCATATAAGGGATATCTATTCCCGGCTTCCTCAGGCGCGCCTGAGAGGGTATAAGCCGGGACGTTTTAGTTTTAACGTAAAAGGCGGCAGGTGCGAGGCCTGTACGGGAGACGGCATAAAGAAGATAGAGATGCACTTTCTTCCCGACGTGTATATAAAGTGCGACGTCTGCAAAGGCAGCAGGTTCAACGAACAGACCATGGAGGTGAAATTCAAAGGGAAGTCAATTTCAGAGGTGCTTGACTGCCCCGTGGAAGAGGCGCTTGTATTATTTGAAAGCATACCTTCCATAGCGAACATCCTGAGAACGCTTAATGATGTGGGTCTAGGCTATATACAGCTGGGCCAGCCCGCCACTACCTTATCCGGAGGCGAAGCGCAGAGAGTAAAGCTTGCCGCTGAGCTGAGTAAACGCGATACCGGCAGGACGTTCTATCTATTGGATGAGCCGACCAGCGGCCTGCATTTTGCCGATGTTGATAAATTGCTTTCGGTGCTGCAGCGGCTTGTGGACAAAGGCAATACAGTGGTCGTGGTTGAGCATAACCTTGAGGTCATAAAGTGCTGCGACTACGTGATCGATCTGGGCCCGGAGGGCGGCGACAGGGGTGGCGAGGTTGTTGCCGCGTGCTCTCCCGAAGAGCTGATAAAGGTAGAAAAATCTTATACTGGCAGGTATTTAAAAAGAATGTTATAA
- a CDS encoding tetratricopeptide repeat protein, whose translation MRNIILSILLLFCCNIAILQSIYASDEKEGEMVFIGKKALEDGFYDVALNIFLRFLRTFPESGKVPSVRLHIAQCYFYQGQYIEALSLLEDLLKNSDAEKIRDAVTYWIAEVHFKGADYRQAASNYQAIISRFPRSSYLSDAYYSLGWCLFEEEKFLEARDVFLEMIAKFPEKQLSTDASFKAAQCLYNLRDYQGLKDYLAGHLNSYKDQGIKAAYAHFYLAEAEYYLEDYNAAKERYLDVLKLSNDRYIESVARMGLGWSALKSRDYDSAFRYLSQINMGALSKKEQESAKLLEATLFSELSKHREAIDAYEWLVSNAQSPQLIMEGYFGKADALYNTGDFKAAISVFQDALRRLSDEELEYKSIDRLHYGLAWAYLKDGEFKNAISEFQKVVQGSGDKMVKVAALCQVADTYLDSGRYQKAAESYDKVLEEYAESPYADYAQYQLGVSLLKMLKYGSAETAFLNLIKKFPGSKLVPEAAYSLGLSYFQKGDYTGSVEQFRDFPSRFKDSRLLSQAMYMEATSLYNMGKYEEAIAVFNNIIRQFNSDTGLIQKAEYEIADCLYRMGKEKEAVSKFLVLRSKYPASSLAPEAIWWLGEYYYRRRELELARRYFKTLIDDYPNSPLVADSYYAIACSYEEEGEPGRAIDNFKKVGEFDNHELKAEASLAIADIYLNTGRIKESLEICGQTLAEHENLAAVILPIMAQAHKKSGDLDKAIDLFKQAIGKVPLNQGAGLQFELAGCLEETGDLTGALEEYLKISYLYSQGEPVVVKAMLRAARIFENKGEYVKARAIYEKVADEDVPEAKFAKEKIEEVIK comes from the coding sequence ATGAGAAACATCATATTAAGTATATTGTTGCTATTCTGCTGCAATATTGCCATACTTCAATCCATTTATGCCTCTGATGAAAAGGAAGGGGAGATGGTATTCATCGGCAAGAAGGCGCTGGAAGACGGCTTCTATGATGTGGCCTTGAATATATTCCTGAGATTTTTAAGGACATTTCCTGAGAGCGGCAAAGTCCCTTCCGTGCGGCTGCACATAGCCCAGTGTTATTTTTATCAAGGACAGTACATAGAGGCGCTTTCGTTATTGGAAGACCTGCTTAAGAACAGTGACGCGGAGAAGATACGCGACGCGGTTACCTATTGGATCGCCGAGGTCCATTTCAAGGGCGCTGACTACAGGCAGGCCGCGTCCAATTATCAGGCGATCATCAGCCGGTTTCCCCGTTCCTCCTACCTGTCTGACGCGTATTATTCCCTTGGCTGGTGCCTGTTTGAAGAGGAGAAATTCCTTGAGGCCAGGGATGTTTTTCTGGAGATGATCGCCAAGTTTCCCGAAAAGCAGCTTTCCACGGACGCCTCGTTTAAGGCGGCGCAATGCCTTTATAACCTGAGGGACTATCAGGGGCTTAAGGATTACCTTGCCGGCCATCTTAACAGTTATAAGGACCAGGGCATAAAGGCGGCATACGCCCATTTTTATCTGGCAGAGGCGGAGTATTATTTAGAGGATTACAACGCGGCAAAGGAAAGGTACCTTGACGTGTTAAAGCTCTCCAATGACAGATATATAGAGTCCGTAGCGCGGATGGGCCTGGGATGGTCGGCGTTGAAATCCAGGGACTATGACTCCGCGTTCAGATATCTTAGCCAGATCAATATGGGGGCGTTGAGTAAAAAAGAACAGGAAAGCGCCAAGCTTTTAGAGGCGACATTATTTTCAGAGCTCAGCAAGCACCGGGAGGCCATCGATGCCTACGAGTGGCTGGTTTCCAACGCGCAGTCACCCCAGTTGATCATGGAGGGTTACTTCGGCAAGGCGGACGCCCTTTACAACACGGGTGATTTTAAGGCGGCCATTTCGGTCTTTCAGGACGCCCTGCGCAGATTGTCCGACGAGGAATTGGAATACAAGTCCATAGACCGCCTGCATTACGGCCTTGCCTGGGCATACCTGAAAGACGGCGAGTTTAAAAATGCCATCAGCGAGTTCCAGAAGGTAGTGCAGGGGTCCGGGGATAAGATGGTCAAGGTGGCCGCGCTCTGCCAGGTAGCCGATACCTATCTTGATTCAGGCCGGTATCAGAAGGCGGCCGAATCCTATGATAAGGTCCTGGAAGAATACGCGGAAAGCCCCTATGCCGATTACGCGCAGTATCAATTGGGCGTGTCTTTGTTGAAGATGTTAAAGTATGGTTCGGCGGAGACCGCCTTCCTGAATCTTATAAAGAAGTTTCCCGGTTCAAAGCTGGTCCCGGAGGCGGCCTATTCTTTGGGGCTGTCCTATTTTCAAAAAGGGGATTATACCGGCAGCGTGGAACAGTTCAGGGATTTTCCTTCTCGGTTCAAGGACAGCCGCCTTCTTTCGCAGGCGATGTATATGGAGGCGACCTCTCTTTATAATATGGGCAAATATGAAGAGGCGATAGCCGTGTTTAATAATATAATACGCCAATTCAACAGCGATACCGGCTTGATCCAGAAGGCGGAATACGAAATAGCCGACTGCCTTTATCGGATGGGCAAGGAGAAGGAGGCGGTCAGTAAGTTCCTTGTGTTGAGGTCCAAATATCCGGCTTCATCGCTTGCCCCGGAAGCGATCTGGTGGCTGGGAGAATATTATTACAGGCGTAGAGAGCTTGAGCTTGCCAGGAGGTATTTCAAGACGCTCATAGATGATTATCCCAACAGCCCTCTGGTCGCCGATTCTTATTATGCCATTGCCTGTTCTTATGAAGAGGAGGGAGAACCGGGCAGGGCCATAGATAATTTTAAGAAGGTCGGCGAGTTTGATAACCATGAGCTTAAAGCCGAGGCGTCTTTAGCCATCGCGGACATATATTTGAATACGGGAAGGATAAAGGAGTCCTTGGAGATATGCGGGCAGACGCTGGCAGAGCACGAAAACCTGGCGGCGGTAATACTGCCGATAATGGCCCAGGCCCATAAAAAAAGCGGCGACCTTGATAAGGCGATAGATCTGTTTAAACAGGCCATAGGTAAGGTCCCTTTGAATCAGGGCGCGGGCCTTCAGTTTGAGCTGGCAGGCTGCTTGGAGGAAACAGGCGACTTGACAGGGGCGTTGGAGGAGTATTTAAAGATAAGCTACCTTTACTCTCAGGGAGAACCGGTAGTGGTCAAGGCAATGCTCAGGGCCGCGCGGATCTTTGAAAATAAGGGAGAATACGTGAAGGCCAGGGCCATTTACGAGAAGGTCGCCGATGAGGATGTCCCTGAAGCAAAATTCGCCAAAGAAAAGATAGAGGAGGTCATAAAATGA
- a CDS encoding MotA/TolQ/ExbB proton channel family protein → MIQVFLRGGPVMWPILLCSVFAMAIVIEKIVHLSFIKMDSREFLSGVMQKIKRHQIKEALEECDKAPEGKGLSARILLALKVIKLQPGPIPNIIKAGVLKYDQPREKIKEAIEDASLYEVPKLEKNLSVLATLAHISPLLGLLGTVTGMVRCFQTVQLKAASFHPVSPGDLAGGIWEALITTVAGLIVAIPVYVAYNYLVNRVNSFILEMEKSATELVNFLSE, encoded by the coding sequence ATGATACAGGTATTCTTAAGGGGCGGGCCGGTAATGTGGCCGATACTGCTATGTTCGGTATTCGCGATGGCTATAGTCATAGAAAAGATCGTGCATCTCAGCTTCATAAAGATGGACAGCAGGGAGTTTCTTTCGGGCGTAATGCAGAAGATAAAGCGCCATCAGATAAAAGAAGCGCTGGAGGAGTGCGATAAGGCCCCGGAAGGCAAGGGGCTGTCCGCGAGGATCCTTCTCGCGTTGAAGGTCATCAAGCTCCAGCCGGGGCCCATCCCGAATATAATCAAGGCGGGCGTGCTTAAATATGATCAGCCGCGGGAAAAGATAAAAGAGGCGATTGAAGACGCCTCGTTGTATGAGGTGCCTAAACTGGAGAAGAACCTGTCTGTCCTGGCAACCCTTGCCCACATTTCTCCGCTGCTCGGGCTTTTAGGCACGGTGACCGGAATGGTAAGGTGTTTTCAGACCGTGCAGCTTAAGGCCGCCTCTTTTCACCCTGTCAGCCCCGGAGACCTGGCAGGGGGCATATGGGAAGCGCTTATAACCACAGTCGCCGGCCTGATAGTGGCAATACCGGTTTACGTGGCTTATAACTATCTGGTTAACCGCGTCAACAGTTTCATACTGGAGATGGAAAAGTCGGCAACGGAATTGGTTAATTTCTTGTCGGAGTAA
- a CDS encoding biopolymer transporter ExbD, with translation MKFRRHMELEHGLKQIDIAPLIDVVFQLLIFFMLTSSFVMQPGIKVNLPKAVTSQVIEEENLVITVSSENVIYINEKVISLNELKDLLNRFVKKGKAILIKSDRRASLGRVVEVWDMCRESGISQVNIATNQE, from the coding sequence ATGAAATTCAGACGGCATATGGAATTGGAGCATGGGTTAAAACAAATAGACATCGCCCCGCTTATTGACGTGGTCTTTCAATTATTGATATTCTTTATGCTTACGTCTTCATTCGTGATGCAGCCGGGCATAAAGGTAAACCTGCCGAAGGCCGTAACCAGCCAGGTCATAGAAGAAGAGAACCTGGTGATCACAGTATCTTCAGAAAATGTTATTTATATTAACGAGAAGGTCATCTCTTTAAATGAACTCAAGGACCTGTTGAATCGGTTCGTGAAAAAAGGCAAGGCAATACTCATAAAGTCCGACAGGCGCGCCTCATTAGGGCGGGTAGTTGAGGTCTGGGATATGTGCAGGGAGTCAGGCATAAGCCAGGTCAATATAGCTACCAATCAGGAGTAA
- a CDS encoding winged helix-turn-helix domain-containing protein, giving the protein MITEIGIVAGEIWHYLDDHGEVRLNDLVRGIDKPRDNILMSLGWLAREGHVILEKEGDDYKVSLRR; this is encoded by the coding sequence ATGATAACTGAGATCGGCATAGTCGCTGGGGAGATCTGGCATTATCTTGATGATCACGGAGAGGTGCGGCTTAATGATCTTGTCAGGGGTATTGATAAGCCGCGCGACAACATATTAATGAGTTTGGGCTGGCTCGCCAGAGAAGGGCACGTTATATTGGAAAAAGAAGGCGATGATTACAAGGTGAGCCTGAGGAGATAA
- a CDS encoding helix-turn-helix domain-containing protein has translation MMARLMDIDELADYLRLRRQTIYNWLHQKKISGIKVGGVWRFDRKEVDNWLKSRHQQAD, from the coding sequence ATGATGGCAAGATTAATGGATATAGATGAATTGGCCGACTATCTTAGACTCAGGCGTCAGACCATATATAATTGGCTGCACCAGAAGAAGATTTCCGGGATCAAGGTAGGAGGCGTTTGGAGGTTTGACAGGAAAGAGGTAGACAACTGGCTTAAGAGCCGGCATCAACAAGCTGATTAG
- the pilM gene encoding pilus assembly protein PilM, translating to MPKKKIGVFFGKSSITIAESQGKDIINYLQVPSSGLKSTETDGKAPEDVRIIAALQEEIRASRLETKEAVLSIPSEDLIIRFFSLPPMPKRELPSSISFEVKKFIPFKVEDLVFDFQARLNKEAKKLDCVFIGIKKDTLEKYVSISTQSGFRILSIEPGFFSVLRLLRPKKDIVNNKQNVAIVDLGVTGEEGNITFLKSGFPEFSRELKLPLQEEGGQSGQEGYAAQLSNEIRISLDYFRRLFPNIAIDRVFFLSRPENKAVVEGLSMDLGLKSSFIDTTELIKSDLPYSIDIVKASGASLRDTIKFEYSIDLFRKQLAASDVEASALALEIKTVPVSRDIILRGFFAFLLAIAGIYFYTNQKLSVLRSDIASIQQKQPGVKIVDPGLPAVTLASEKQKWESKLAELKGMFKQRRYLTTKLSKIADYLGEGAWLSQLTYSYSPGGLIVSGHCYLGEEKSELDSINSFVTRLKTDAEFSQEYKDISIRSITRTELQDTEVTSFEVSCASGGK from the coding sequence ATGCCAAAGAAAAAAATAGGTGTATTTTTCGGTAAGAGCAGTATTACTATCGCGGAATCACAGGGTAAGGATATAATTAATTACCTGCAGGTCCCATCTTCCGGATTAAAATCAACAGAAACGGATGGAAAGGCGCCGGAAGACGTAAGGATAATAGCGGCGCTGCAGGAGGAGATCCGCGCAAGCCGGCTTGAGACCAAAGAAGCCGTATTATCCATTCCTTCAGAGGATCTGATTATACGTTTCTTCAGTTTGCCTCCCATGCCCAAAAGGGAGCTCCCTTCCTCAATAAGCTTTGAGGTCAAGAAATTCATCCCCTTTAAAGTTGAAGACCTGGTGTTTGATTTTCAGGCGCGCCTGAACAAAGAGGCGAAGAAATTGGATTGCGTATTTATAGGCATAAAAAAAGATACGCTGGAAAAATATGTGTCTATATCTACGCAGAGCGGTTTCAGGATATTAAGCATAGAGCCGGGGTTCTTCAGCGTTTTACGCCTGCTCAGGCCTAAAAAAGATATAGTAAACAATAAACAGAACGTCGCCATTGTTGATTTAGGCGTTACCGGAGAAGAAGGTAATATCACTTTCCTTAAGAGCGGGTTTCCCGAGTTCAGCAGAGAATTAAAGCTGCCGCTTCAGGAAGAAGGCGGACAGTCAGGCCAGGAGGGCTATGCCGCGCAGTTGTCAAATGAAATACGCATATCACTTGATTATTTCCGCCGGCTCTTTCCCAACATCGCCATAGACAGGGTATTTTTCCTTTCGCGGCCGGAAAACAAGGCCGTCGTTGAAGGGTTGTCAATGGACTTGGGGCTGAAATCCTCATTTATAGATACCACGGAATTGATTAAATCCGACCTGCCGTATTCTATTGATATCGTCAAGGCAAGCGGCGCGTCCTTACGCGATACGATAAAATTTGAATACAGTATAGACCTCTTCAGGAAGCAGCTGGCTGCCTCTGATGTGGAGGCGTCTGCCCTGGCGCTTGAGATAAAGACGGTCCCGGTCTCCAGGGATATCATTTTAAGGGGTTTTTTCGCCTTTTTACTGGCAATAGCCGGTATTTATTTTTATACCAATCAGAAGTTAAGTGTGTTGCGCAGCGATATCGCCTCAATTCAACAAAAACAACCCGGCGTGAAGATAGTGGATCCCGGACTACCGGCCGTAACGCTTGCTTCGGAGAAACAGAAATGGGAATCCAAACTCGCTGAATTAAAGGGGATGTTCAAGCAAAGGCGGTATCTTACCACAAAATTAAGCAAGATCGCGGATTATTTAGGGGAGGGCGCCTGGCTGTCACAGCTTACATATAGCTATAGTCCGGGAGGACTGATCGTTTCCGGCCATTGTTACCTGGGAGAAGAAAAGAGCGAATTGGATTCGATAAACAGTTTTGTTACCAGGCTTAAGACAGATGCCGAGTTCTCGCAGGAGTATAAGGATATATCCATTCGTTCCATAACGCGGACTGAACTGCAGGATACCGAAGTTACGTCTTTTGAGGTAAGCTGCGCTTCGGGAGGTAAATAG
- the pilO gene encoding type 4a pilus biogenesis protein PilO, with amino-acid sequence MDKKINVNEQLKLLLARQDILAYIVMALIILFVSTKFYSFQTQKVERAKEAQSEENKKVDLLGGLVKIEQEAGPYQQFFSRREQVDIINEISGIARQEEVKVSSIQPLEIAKEKAFTREGFSISLEAKYHSIGRFVNRLERSGSFFRIEKLSLAQQSRWSGKPDKQPEERVITATMQLTMLYVE; translated from the coding sequence ATGGATAAAAAGATAAATGTTAATGAGCAGCTCAAGCTGCTTCTGGCAAGGCAGGACATACTTGCTTATATAGTAATGGCGCTGATAATATTATTCGTTTCAACGAAGTTTTATTCTTTCCAGACGCAAAAAGTAGAACGCGCCAAAGAGGCGCAGTCGGAAGAAAACAAAAAGGTGGATCTGTTAGGCGGCCTGGTCAAGATCGAACAGGAGGCGGGGCCGTATCAGCAGTTTTTCTCCAGGAGAGAGCAGGTAGACATCATAAATGAGATCTCCGGTATTGCCAGGCAGGAGGAGGTCAAGGTGAGTTCTATCCAGCCGTTGGAGATCGCTAAAGAGAAGGCGTTTACCAGGGAGGGCTTCAGTATTTCTCTTGAGGCAAAATACCATTCCATAGGGAGGTTTGTGAACCGCCTGGAAAGATCAGGGTCATTCTTCAGGATAGAGAAGCTTTCTTTGGCGCAGCAGTCAAGATGGAGCGGTAAGCCGGACAAACAACCGGAAGAACGCGTTATCACGGCCACTATGCAGTTAACCATGCTATATGTGGAATAA
- a CDS encoding secretin N-terminal domain-containing protein, with protein sequence MKKYVFLAASFLTAGLSILIISYVHAASAIPPAGDLFLESPTPDVMVSMDFKDTSLKDVLKALSIQSGINFIASEAVRDRVVTLYLDKVPLEDALDKLFQANNLEYDQEPGSNIIIVKDWGKPALQTLTQVFYLKHARVSQSRLQSEIDTLLEPQQEEESSSSGSGGGDEEDKADEGITKSVENLLSEVGKVTEDTRTNSLIVTDIPSRMAIIEEMIKKLDVPTEQVMIEVEMLDVSKNTVDKLGVKFDETNPVLKMVFTGGSRGTAFPIKQLYGNSETPVTKTGPTAGSMNFGSTTFSMLLDFLRTQTDTKFLARPRISTLSNETAEIKISTDEAIGTITTSSGEGSGAQTSTQAERTQTGISLRVTPQVNGEGYITMFVQPTVTEAATSNLSSSFRDPEVRTSKSTLKIKDGETIVVGGLIKTNFNQVITKWPFFGDLPLLGAMFRHKSKTKDLDRELIVFITPHIVKDKVEVAKFEPVETFSLPEREQDDARKTEADSAINETLNLLEKREGRGAGTREQSGNVADKSVFRY encoded by the coding sequence ATGAAGAAATATGTTTTCTTGGCAGCGTCTTTTTTAACGGCAGGGTTGAGCATACTTATTATTTCGTATGTGCACGCGGCATCAGCGATCCCGCCGGCAGGAGATCTTTTTCTGGAATCTCCTACTCCCGACGTGATGGTTTCGATGGACTTCAAGGACACGAGCCTTAAGGACGTGCTTAAGGCCTTATCCATCCAGTCGGGGATCAATTTTATCGCTTCAGAGGCGGTCAGGGACAGGGTGGTTACCTTGTATCTTGATAAGGTGCCGTTGGAAGACGCGCTGGATAAGCTTTTCCAGGCCAATAACCTTGAATACGATCAAGAGCCGGGGAGCAATATCATTATCGTTAAGGATTGGGGCAAGCCGGCCTTACAGACGCTAACTCAGGTGTTTTATCTCAAGCACGCCAGGGTTTCGCAGTCCAGGCTGCAGTCAGAGATCGATACCCTTCTTGAACCGCAGCAGGAAGAAGAAAGCAGCAGCAGCGGCAGCGGCGGCGGCGATGAGGAAGATAAGGCGGATGAGGGTATAACCAAGTCAGTAGAGAACCTGCTTTCTGAAGTGGGAAAGGTTACGGAAGACACGCGCACCAACAGCCTCATTGTTACCGATATCCCCTCAAGGATGGCGATAATTGAGGAGATGATCAAGAAGCTGGATGTGCCTACAGAGCAGGTGATGATAGAAGTGGAGATGCTCGATGTCAGTAAGAACACAGTGGATAAATTAGGCGTTAAATTTGATGAAACTAATCCGGTGTTAAAGATGGTATTTACCGGAGGTTCAAGAGGGACGGCGTTCCCCATCAAGCAGCTTTACGGAAACAGCGAGACGCCTGTAACTAAAACAGGCCCTACGGCCGGGAGCATGAATTTCGGCAGCACGACTTTTTCCATGCTCCTTGACTTTCTCAGGACGCAGACAGATACAAAGTTCCTGGCGCGGCCAAGGATCTCTACTTTAAGCAATGAGACGGCCGAGATAAAGATATCCACTGATGAAGCCATAGGGACGATTACTACTAGCTCCGGAGAAGGCTCCGGCGCGCAGACAAGTACCCAGGCAGAAAGAACACAGACAGGGATATCTCTCAGGGTTACGCCTCAAGTGAACGGCGAAGGTTACATAACGATGTTTGTTCAGCCAACGGTCACAGAGGCGGCAACCAGCAATTTGAGCTCCAGTTTCAGAGATCCCGAAGTCAGGACGTCTAAGTCAACGCTTAAGATAAAGGATGGAGAGACCATAGTGGTGGGTGGCCTTATCAAGACCAATTTCAATCAAGTCATTACCAAATGGCCCTTTTTTGGGGATCTGCCGTTGTTGGGAGCCATGTTCAGGCATAAAAGTAAAACCAAGGACCTGGACAGGGAACTGATCGTATTTATAACTCCTCATATCGTCAAGGATAAGGTAGAGGTGGCGAAGTTTGAGCCGGTTGAAACCTTCTCTTTGCCCGAGAGGGAACAGGATGACGCGCGCAAAACAGAAGCCGATTCCGCTATCAATGAAACGCTGAATCTGCTTGAGAAACGGGAAGGCAGAGGGGCGGGAACGCGCGAGCAATCCGGCAATGTAGCCGATAAAAGCGTTTTCAGGTACTGA